In Kogia breviceps isolate mKogBre1 chromosome 9, mKogBre1 haplotype 1, whole genome shotgun sequence, a single window of DNA contains:
- the ABCF2 gene encoding ATP-binding cassette sub-family F member 2: MPSDLAKKKAAKKKEAAKARQRPRKGHEENGDAVTEPQVAEEKNEEANGQETTEVDLLTKELEDFEMKKAAARAVTGVLASHPNSTDAHIINLSLTFHGQELLSDTKLELNSGRRYGLIGLNGIGKSMLLSAIGKREVPIPEHIDIYHLTREMPPSDKTPLQCVMEVDTERAMLEREAERLAHEDAECEKLLELYERLEELDADKAEMRASRILHGLGFTPAMQRKKLKDFSGGWRMRVALARALFIRPFMLLLDEPTNHLDLDACVWLEEELKTFKRILVLVSHSQDFLNGVCTNIIHMHNKKLKYYTGNYDQYVKTRLELEENQMKRFHWEQDQIAHMKNYIARFGHGSAKLARQAQSKEKTLQKMMASGLTERVVSDKTLSFYFPPCGKIPPPVIMVQNVSFKYTKDGPCIYNNLEFGIDLDTRVALVGPNGAGKSTLLKLLTGELLPTDGMIRKHSHVKIGRYHQHLQEQLDLDLSPLEYMMKCYPEIKEKEEMRKIIGRYGLTGKQQVSPIRNLSDGQKCRVCLAWLAWQNPHMLFLDEPTNHLDIETIDALADAINDFEGGMMLVSHDFRLIQQVAQEIWVCEKQTITKWPGDILAYKEHLKSKLVGEEPQLTRRTHNV; encoded by the exons ATGCCTTCCGACCTGGCCAAGAAGAAGGCGGCCAAAAAGAAGGAAGCTGCCAAAGCACGGCAGCGGCCCAGAAAAGGACACGAAGAAAACGGAGATGCTGTCACAGAGCCACAGGTGGCGGAGGAGAAAAATGAGGAGGCCAATGGCCAAGAGACCACAG AAGTGGATTTGCTGACCAAGGAGCTAGAGGACTTTGAGATGAAGAAAGCTGCTGCTCGAGCTGTCACTGGCGTCCTCGCCTCTCACCCCAACAGTACCGATGCCCACATCATCAACCTCTCCCTCACCTTTCATGGTCAAGAGCTGCTCAGTGACACCAAACTGGAATTAAACTCAGGCCGTCGTTACGGCCTCATTGGCTTAAATGGAATTG ggaagtccatgcTGCTGTCTGCTATTGGGAAGCGTGAAGTGCCCATCCCTGAGCACATCGACATCTACCATCTGACTCGGGAGATGCCCCCTAGTGACAAGACGCCCCTGCAGTGCGTGATGGAAGTCGACACAGAGCGGGCCATGCTGGAGAGGGAGGCTGAACGGCTGGCTCACGAGGATG CGGAGTGTGAGAAGCTCTTAGAGCTCTATGAGCGACTGGAGGAGCTGGATGCTGACAAGGCGGAGATGAGAGCCTCACGGATCTTGCACGGACTGGGTTTCACACCTGCCATGCAACGCAAGAAGCTAAAAGACTTCAGTGGGGGCTGGAGGATGAGGGTGGCCCTCGCCAG AGCCCTCTTCATTCGGCCCTTCATGCTCCTCCTGGATGAGCCCACCAACCACCTGGACCTCGACGCTTGTGTGTGGTTGGAAGAAGAGCTAAAGAC TTTTAAGCGCATCTTGGTCCTCGTCTCCCATTCCCAGGACTTTCTGAATGGTGTCTGTACCAACATCATACACATGCACAACAAGAAACTGAAGTATTATACG GGTAATTATGATCAGTATGTGAAGACACGGCTGGAGCTGGAAGAGAATCAGATGAAGAGGTTTCACTGGGAACAGGATCAGATTGCACACATGAAG AACTACATCGCTAGGTTTGGTCATGGCAGTGCCAAGCTGGCCCGGCAGGCCCAGAGCAAGGAGAAGACGCTACAGAAAATGATGGCATCAGGACTGACAGAGAGGGTTGTGAGTGACAAG ACACTGTCATTTTATTTCCCACCATGTGGCAAGATCCCTCCACCCGTTATTATGGTGCAAAATGTCAGCTTCAAGTATACAAAAGATGGG CCTTGCATCTACAACAATCTAGAATTTGGTATCGATCTCGACACACGAGTGGCTCTGGTGGGGCCCAACGGAGCAGGGAAGTCAACTCTTCTGAAGCTGCTAACTGGAGAG ctacTACCCACAGACGGAATGATCCGAAAACACTCTCATGTCAAGATAGGGCGTTACCATCAG CATTTACAAGAGCAGCTGGACTTAGACCTCTCGCCTTTGGAGTACATGATGAAATGCTACCCAGAGatcaaggagaaggaagaaatgaggaaGATCATTGGGCGGTATGGTCTCACTGGGAAACAGCAG GTGAGCCCGATCCGGAACCTGTCTGATGGGCAGAAGTGCCGAGTGTGTCTGGCCTGGCTGGCCTGGCAGAACCCTCACATGCTCTTCTTGGACGAGCCCACCAACCACCTGGATATCGAGACCATCGACGCCCTGGCAGACGCCATCAATGACTTTGAGGGTGGTATGATGCTGGTCAGCCATGATTTCAGACTCATTCAGCAG GTTGCACAAGAAATCTGGGTCTGTGAGAAGCAGACAATCACCAAGTGGCCTGGAGACATCCTGGCCTACAAGGAGCACCTCAAGTCCAAGCTAGTGGGCGAGGAGCCTCAGCTCACCAGGAGGACCCACAATGTGTGA
- the H2BK1 gene encoding histone H2B type 2-K1: MSAEHGQPQQSGGRRGRSSGDKKSKKRSRRKETYSVYIYKVLKQVHPDIGISSKAMSIMNSFVNDVFERLAGEAARLAQYSGRTTLTSREIQTAVHLLLPGELAKHAVSEGTKAVTKYTSSK, from the exons ATGAGCGCTGAGCACGGACAGCCACAGCAGTCGGGGGGCCGGAGGGGCCGGAGCTCCGGAGACAAGAAGTCCAAAAAGCGTAGCCGGCGCAAAGAAACCTACTCCGTGTATATCTACAAGGTGCTGAAGCAG GTGCACCCCGACATCGGCATTTCCTCCAAGGCCATGAGCATCATGAACTCGTTCGTGAACGATGTGTTTGAGCGGCTGGCCGGCGAGGCCGCCCGGCTGGCCCAGTACTCGGGCCGAACCACACTGACGTCCCGGGAAATCCAGACGGCCGTGCACCTGCTGCTTCCGGGGGAGCTGGCCAAGCACGCTGTGTCCGAGGGCACCAAGGCCGTCACCAAGTACACCAGCTCCAAGTGA